taaaacacacacatccaaaaggatgaaaatatgaaatgttgggctttatgttcttccacaattcatcaggagtcttatttagaataggtcttatagagattctattctgaatataacatgcagtgtttatttcttctacccagaagtgcttagccataatggtctcattgatcatagttctggccatttcttgcagagtcctattctttcgctctacaactccattttgctgtggagttctagggcaagagaaatcatgggcaataccattttctttgaaaaactcctcaaagaatctgttctcaaattcgccaccatgatcacttctgacctttatgattttgcactccttctcagattggatctgagtgcagaattcaaagaacactgaatgagactcatccttgtgttttaagaactttacccatgtccagcggctataatcatctacgatgactaatccatatttcttccctctgatagatgctgttttgactggtccaaatagatcaatatgcagaagttctaatggccttgaggaagagacaacattcttacatttgaatgcaggtttggagaacttgcccttctgacatgcttcaaaaagagcatctgatttatatttcagatttgggagacctctgaccagatttagtttgttaatctgagaaatctttctcaaactagcatgtcctaatcttctgtgccagacccattgctcttcagaaacagacataaggcaagtcaccttctgcttctcaagatctgaaagatcaatcttatagatgttgttctttctcttgcctgtaaataggattgagccatccttctgacttatagccttgcaagacttttgattgaagattatatcataaccattgtcacttaattgacttatggacaataagttatgcgttaatccttctacaagaagtacattagttatggaaggagagttaccaaaacttatggttccagagccaataatcttgcccttctgatctcctccaaacttgacttctccacctggtttaagcaccaggtcttggaacgtagacctttttcccgtcatgtgtcgcgagcacccagagtccaggtaccatgacattttgtgctttgtcctctttgcagctaaggatatctgcaacagaaattatcttctccctaggtacccacaatttcttgggtcctttcttgttagttttcctcaagttctgattgaacttgggtttagcataatagttaacaggaggaacatcatgatattctttaggtttgacagcatcatatttcttaggttgtgtcacatgcttcttggtgtgtacagtgttataactctgtgcatgtgaagtgagcctaatatcatgtgcatggccatatttgaactgatcatacaatggcttgtatgtgattttcagatcatcaacaggttcaaatttatgtgaggtatcaccctcatagccaaaaccaaaccttctgtttccagaaacaccatatatcatagaagcaagatgacttctgccaatactcctagataggaactttctaaagctcaagtcatattctttcagagtatgatttagactaggaatggatttttctgattcagaaggagatccactatctttggataattttaaaactttttccttctgtTCAGagttttccaattccagcttcttagtttcaaattcaaattgctttttcagctttttatatttgatactaaggtgagccttgagttccagaagttcagtcaagctggaaactaattcatctctagatagttcagaaaatacctcttcagaatctgattctgatgtagattctgatccatcatccactctggccatcagtgcaaagttggcttgctctccttcagagtctgattctgattcagattcagaatcatcccatgttgccataagacctttcttcttatgaaacttcttcttgggattctccttctgaagttttggacattcactcttgaagtgtccaggctcattgcactcatagcagacaactttcttcttgtcagatcttctgccaccagaagattctcctcgttcaaatttctttgaacttctgaagctcttgaacttcctttgcttgctcttccagagttggtttacccttctggagatcatggacagttcatcttcttcttctgattctgattcctcagaatctacttcttcagcctgaaaagcgttagtgcattttttaaaattagattttaatgcaatagacttacctttcttctgaggctcgtttgcatccagctctatcttgtggcttctcaaggcactgattagctcttccaaagaaacttcattcatattctttgcaatcttgaatgtagtcaccattggaccccatcttctgggcaagcttctgattatcttctttacatgatcagccttggtgtagcctttatccagaactctcaatctagcagttagcgtttgaaatcttgagaacatcttctcaatatcttcatcatcctccatcttgaaggcttcatatttctggattagagcaagagcttttgtctccttgacttgagcatttccctcatgggtcattttcaatgactcatatatatcataggcagtttacctgttagatatcttctcatactcagcatgagagatagcattcagcaaaacggtcctacatttatgatgattattgaaaagcttcttttgatcatcatccatttcttgtctggtaagccttacgcctgtagcttttactggatgtttgtaaccatccatcagaagatcccatagttcaccatctagaccaaggaaataactttccagtttatctttccagtattcaaagttttcaccatcaaatactggtggtctagtgtaaccattgttaccattgtactgcttagcagagccagatgtagatgtagttgttggaatttgaccagccatcttttactgaagcgtttttctcttcctgaatcttttctaaacacggttaagtgcttgcaccttagaaccggcgctctgatgccaattgaaggatagaaaaacacttagaaagggggggtttgaataagtgtagctttaaaacttgtaagataaaaactatttgcacaatgatttttatcctgattcgttattaaataaactactccagtccacccccttggagtgatttacctcacctgaggatttaatccactaatcacacttgattacaatggttttccacttagaaacactctaagtcttctagagtatcctgatcacaacctgatcactctaggaacaaactgcttagacaacttctaagacttgctagagtatactgatcaacaacctgatcactctagaacttacaaattaatgtaaacaacttttttaagagttacaatgcttcttataaagctattatcacaactgtgattttctcttaagtttaagcttaaatctcactaagatattacaacagcaatgtagtgagcttgacgatgaagtttgagagcttttgatttgaacagcgtttgtgcAAGTTTGGTTCAAAGTTCGTAacttcgtaaccttgcttctcatcagaacttcatatttataggcacttgagaagatgaccgttgggcgcatttaatgctttgcgtaatccgtacagcattgcatttaatgtttcactcttttgtcaactacctcgagccttgttttcgctgtgtctactgacgttgcctttaatagcttctaacgttccttttgtcagtcagcgtagcctgccagtctagtacttgcttctgatctgatgtttgtgtaaacaacgtttggatatcatcagagtcaaatagcttggtgcagagcatcttcttgtcttctgaccttgaagtgcttctgagcgtgataccatgagaacttcagtgcttctgcttctgatctcaagttcttctgatgcttccatagacccatgttctgattctgcttgaccatcttctgatgtcttgccagtccatgttctgatgttgcatgctgaaccttctgagtcagtgcttcttgtgctgattttgtgcatactctttgtataattcctgaaacggaaattgcatagtattagagtaccacattatctcatacaaaattcatatccttgttatcatcaaaactaagaatattgatcagaacaaatcttattctaacacaACTTATtaatttcttcaaaattttaaaaggGGAATATTCTTACTCctcttaaaatattaaattatactaTTTCCATTCCAttttataagagacaagtcactttttatattcattgaataaataatatatttagccAGTTTATAGACTAAATGCATTGATTATGCAATGAACCTTAAAAGTAAATTATAAAAAGGAACAGAGGTACAATGTAGTAATATTTGATTACATTTAAATCATATGATTTCATTAAACACTATAATGAACCTATCTAAGTAACACTCTATAATTACTAATGAATTTAATTATTGTTGGTGTTGTGCCAGtagagttaattaatttaaagttACATAATTATTTTTACTACTGTGATTGAAgctttttaatatttgtttttatttgagaccaaaaaatcaactttttttcagCTTCAATAAAAACCGTGCGTCCGCACTGGTTCTGGTGTGGACCGCAGATATGTCACCAATTTGTCATGAGAATTCAAACAAATTAGAAAaagttattgaaaaaaaaaataaattgcaagataattgtataaatttttaaaaacttctattgttaagaaaaactattaaacacatGATTTGTAAAAAACAATTATGAAAAATGGGGAAAAAAGGTTTTTTTAGCATTGATATCCAAAACTAAAATTAGTTGAAAATTAGTAGaaacataattttatttaaaagtcCAAAAAAAGAATCATATAAAATAATGAAAGGAtttataaagtttaataaatgagacaaataaatatccaaaactaaaattagttgaaaattagtagaaacataattttatttaaaagtcCAAAAAAAGaatcatataaaataattaagtttaatgttgtatttattaaaatttagactatggtttaaaatataaaaaaaaagtcaagTAATATAACTCATaagttttacttttattttatttaattgtacaAAAAACGTTAAAACTCGTGCATTCGCACAAATATTGGTATCATTATCTGTACGTTCACACGATATTGGTGTGTTACTCGTGTATTTATACAGTACTGGTGTGTTACCAGTGCGTTCTTACGGATATTGGTGTGGACCGTGGAATTGTCACCAGTTTATCATAGAAAATATATCAGAGATTATATTGACTAACATACAGTAAACACTAATTAATACCCCTAGCATTTCGACctcccacatactagaacacacttcgactacagtatgtaggttATCGGCACTAACATGTGAGCGACCTTCGACTGCATGCATGTTAACCTCTGTCGAATCCGAAACTACTCTTCGATCCAGTAGAGTTCAATTCAATATTTCACAAAGGTGATAGGTGTTTGGGTTCTCCCGTTTTTAAATGCTAAAGTCTCCACATTCATAATTAATGTGGGACTTCCCAACACTACTCAcacttataatttttttcaaacacaattgattaattaaaattcAACAAAGTCTAGATGCAAAAGTATAATGTTTTGAGGTTAGATTGcatgattttaaaaattttctaCTCACTATAAATAGGCAATTAATATGTTGAATGGTTATTTAAGAAGggatattttatatattaatgtttAATTTGTATTATTATGTCTATGAACGGGTAAGTGATTGATATGACCAATGACGATAAATACGGTTCATTgagaaatttatatatatatatatatatatatatatatatatatatatatatatatatatatatatatatatatatatatatatatatatatatatatatatatatatatatatatatatatatatatatatatatatatatatatatatatatatatatatatatatatatatatatatatatatatatatatatatatatatatatatatatatatatatatatatatttcgaaCGGttgataatttttaattattttataattgagATTTGGATTATTTAGATTGTATGAATAGGTAAAGAATTTTTATTTTGTAGATAGAATGGGATACAGTTTATGTGTTGGCCTCTTTAGTGGATTAAAATTCTCTTGATtcataaaatgattaaaaattgcCAACCTCAAATCAatcataaaataatgaaaaattgCTAACCTTTGgagaaacatatatatatatatatatatatatatatatatatatatatatatatatatatatatatatatatatatatatatatatatatatatatacatatatatatatatatatacatatatatatatatatacatatatatatatatatatatatatatatatatatatatatatatatatatatatatatatatatatatatatatatatatcctagcTCTTGATTGTATTCAAACTGCATATCTTTCAAATACTCCACAAAGAAAGGTTTAAAGTAataaaattatgaagaaaaattaaTACTCATTGGGAGAAGAATTAATACTCTCTACAGAGAAAAGTTTAAAGCAAAATTATGAAGAAAACATAATACTCATAGGGAGAAGAATTATTCTTGCGGGATGGAGTAGTTATGTAAgagtaaaattatttattattttttattttagatattgAAATGGATTCGTTATGATAAATTAATATAATGTTATATTAATTTTTGTGatgtttcattttaaaattatattaatagtattatgatttatattttaaaataatttatttttaatagttataacaaataaaataagaaaatgtgATTCATACTAATttttaaaatgaagttaaaatatataaaaaaaattaatgaaataaaattagttaatatgtcaattaaatcaaattaattattttttgtagTTGAAAAATAAATTGTATAACAACAAGCTCTATGCTAAACAAAAAATAACTTATTACAACCACTTTAGTTagttgaaaaagatttttttacaACGACTATAATCATGCGTTGTTATGCCTAATAAGACACAAATATTTTTTGTCATAAAAGTATTAATTACGACAGCGACATAAAATATCGTTGTAATACTTTTCGCAACAATAATTATACCAATGACATGCAACGATTATTTTTTCGTTGCAAAAAATACATTTGGTATCAACTTTGTATCTTTCTCAACAATTTTTGTCGCTACAAAAATTAATCTTTCTTGTAGAAATCTCTGGGTTGAAGAATCTTTGTTTTGGTGAATTGAGAGAAGACGCCACTGTTTCGCATAGGAATTGAAATTGATCAATTATCGACGGATGTAGATTGTAACAATGAACTTGAGTTTCAAATGCGATGGAAAAGAAGCTGACCTACAAGGTTGACACTCCAATGCTAAAGTCACTACGAAAGTAAGATGAGTGAATGTAGTTTGAATTCAAAAAGTACTTAAGAAATGACACACCTCTCTCTTATATAGTAGGACGACATGCTTATCTATTTGTATGGAATGCAAAGATCTGTCTCATTGATCTTGGATCGAGATCACCGGCACTATTGACTTGGATATCATACTTGCACTACATGTGACATGATGGATCGTTGTGCTCTCTAGGCCATAATTATTGGGGCCTTCAACTGGCCCAAAACAGTTACACTAAACCGAACAAACCACATTTCTCGAAAGTCCCTTTTCACTCATGATCTTCAGAAGAGTAGTGATAtaagaatccaaaaaaattactCATGTGAAAGTCTTACAAACTTTTTCTCAAAGTCACTCACAAGTAAAACTTTTAACCAATTGATACAAAAGATTGATTTTCATAGTCGAGGAAATGATTTCTCAATTGAGAGGAAAAATGAATTTATCTTGAAAGGATGTTGTTCTTTTTTCCTTCTgtagattttttttttcattgaattttttaaataaagtttTAATCAGACATATTCTTGATGAATATCCaaagaaaatattataaataacatgATTAAGAATATTCATTAACGGGTAAATTTTATATTGATTCTCCATTTATTATATGACAATATAAATATATGATCCATAATATATTTAAAACATACAATTTTAATAAGAATAATACAATGCactatcttcttttcttttgttttgtttaaattcatgacaatttcaaataaaaacaTTAGTTTGATTTGTCATTTTTAGAAAATTCTTCCATGgacacatttcaaacaaacaagattAATATatcgttttcaaaaactaaaatatgTACTCAATTAAATTTTCTAACAATATACATTGATGTGTTTACATTGATGTGTTAGGTATCtcggaaagaaagaaaaaaaactaatctcacttttaaaatttttgaacaagattaatatatatttttcaacaaTAAACACATATGAGTCACCTCTTTATAAGTAGTTAAAGTCTCACATCCAATTAAAATTGAAGAAATGTTAAATTTATAAAGAGGTGActcatattttcattatttttaaattttgggtAAATATGTGACGTTAAATTTTCTAGAATTTCCAATATTTGACCCTTTATCACTTCCGAGCTAAAATCTGATTAGATTTAGTGGGAGAACAGAAGTCAATTTTAGTATGAATAATATGGATAAAAGTTAATAACGTGGATGACACACACTTACTTATGAAGAAATTTGTCGGACTCcccaacaaaatatatatatatatatatatatatatatatatatatatatatatatatatatatatatatatatatatatatatatatatatatatatatatatatatatatatatatatatatatatatatatatatatatatatatatatatatatatcttgacACAAAGTCTAGCGCCAATCACCATTAGACCAACTAACGATCGGTAGACCTCATTAACCAATTTAAAACTATATTAAGTAACCATTTTATATATAGCATTAATTTACCATGTAACACTTAATTTTTAATGTTAGGAGTGTAGAAATTACGGTGAACAGTAATCTACCGTGTAGTATAGAAATTGGGTGTCAAAATATCATTTCTCTTTAATAACATTAAACCACCTTAGTGTGGTATTTCACAACATAAAATATCATCTTTTTACTCTTTTTCTTGTGCCCTCTTATCTATACTTTCTATGTAATTTTGTTGGAAATTCATGAAATCAAATTATTATATAACAAAGTTGAATTCACAATCTTGTCACAAATATTTTTACTAAGAAGAACAAGCAAAACTCTGATTTCATCACCAAAACTCTGACTGAAGAGTTAGCATCATCATCattatggcttacccttatcaaCCACATCCTTCTGCCTCAGCTACCCTGATGCTAGAACTTCCCATGGCCATAATCAGCCCTCAATACTGTGCTCCGTATCCGCTTGAGCTCGCCGTCGTGAAAAAGGTTATGACCATTTCAGACGGAAACTTTACCGTTACTGATGTCGATGGCAACATTATTTTCAAAGTTAAAGGTTCTCTCTTCAATCTACGAGACCGCCGTGTCTTGCTTGATGCCGCCGGTCACCCCATCATCACCTTACGTCACAAGGTTCCCttttcttgtattttattttcatttaacaGATAAAAAtcaatactaaaataaaaatcTTATATTATTGGTGCAGATAACGAGTATGCATAATTGTTGGAAAGCTTTTAGGGGTGAAAGCACAAAATCAAAAGATCTTAtatttactttgaagaaatcatcAGTATTTCAGTTTAAGACCAAACTAGATGTGTTTTTAGCTGGTAAGTCAAAAGAGGATGTTTGTGATTTTAAAGTCAAAGGCAGTGAAAATTCTTGCAAAGTTTATGTTGGTGAATCTAACAACGTTGTTGCTAaggtaattaattttaattttaactaattATTTTCATTATGTTTAATTTTCACTTAAGTATGTACTAGTGCTAATCATAAATCAATTTTTGTTGTTGCAGATGCACAAAAAGGACACTCTTAAGAGTGTTTTGTTTGGTAAAGACCATTTAAcacaacaagaaaatcttcaattaACTAGGGCGTTTACTCTAGCTAGTTTGTAGCTAATCTCTATCAAACAGAATTAGCTAG
The Vicia villosa cultivar HV-30 ecotype Madison, WI linkage group LG6, Vvil1.0, whole genome shotgun sequence genome window above contains:
- the LOC131609445 gene encoding protein LURP-one-related 15-like — translated: MAYPYQPHPSASATLMLELPMAIISPQYCAPYPLELAVVKKVMTISDGNFTVTDVDGNIIFKVKGSLFNLRDRRVLLDAAGHPIITLRHKITSMHNCWKAFRGESTKSKDLIFTLKKSSVFQFKTKLDVFLAGKSKEDVCDFKVKGSENSCKVYVGESNNVVAKMHKKDTLKSVLFGKDHLTQQENLQLTRAFTLASL